Proteins encoded by one window of Chryseobacterium aquaeductus:
- a CDS encoding FKBP-type peptidyl-prolyl cis-trans isomerase, which produces MKKTLFTLVLLTGVNLAFAQKSYTDEQKASYYIGLDIAQNLKKQGFTVDPELLSQAIKDEFSDKTKLFPKEELGTFLQGFMQKQNEKKQAQAKVEAEENKKKSAEFLGKNKLNKNIKTTTSGLQYEVLKEGDGKTKPTATNTATVTYTGKLMDGTIFDSTDKNGGKPIELNLSGVIKGWTEGIQLMSKGSKYRFYIPSDLAYGDNGAGGVIPPGAALIFDVELVDFK; this is translated from the coding sequence ATGAAAAAAACATTATTTACCTTAGTTCTTCTTACAGGAGTAAATCTTGCATTCGCACAAAAATCTTACACAGATGAGCAAAAAGCATCTTATTACATCGGTCTTGATATTGCTCAAAACCTTAAAAAACAAGGATTTACAGTAGATCCGGAGCTGTTATCTCAAGCTATAAAAGATGAGTTTTCTGATAAGACAAAACTATTCCCAAAAGAAGAATTAGGTACATTTTTACAAGGCTTCATGCAGAAACAAAACGAGAAAAAACAAGCACAGGCAAAAGTAGAAGCAGAAGAAAACAAAAAGAAAAGTGCAGAATTTCTTGGCAAAAACAAGCTAAACAAAAATATAAAAACTACCACAAGCGGTTTACAGTATGAAGTTTTGAAAGAAGGTGATGGTAAAACAAAACCAACAGCTACAAATACAGCTACAGTAACATATACCGGAAAACTTATGGACGGAACTATCTTCGATTCTACCGATAAAAACGGAGGAAAACCAATCGAACTGAACCTTTCCGGAGTGATAAAAGGCTGGACTGAAGGCATTCAACTGATGAGCAAAGGTTCTAAATACAGATTTTACATCCCATCCGATCTTGCCTACGGAGATAACGGAGCAGGTGGTGTAATTCCTCCCGGAGCAGCTCTTATTTTCGATGTTGAACTGGTAGATTTTAAATAA